From a region of the Haematobia irritans isolate KBUSLIRL chromosome 4, ASM5000362v1, whole genome shotgun sequence genome:
- the DEF8 gene encoding differentially expressed in FDCP 8 homolog isoform X1, which produces MNTLRDSIASIPGAVQNLANYVGGRSSQGQSDSLSTADEDLGSSTTTTESLHSFNETDSPTEAILISEKSLPIPASLVKEQWRLIFNSDASIQDLQEAINHCKDLVLISDENSEERRWLVRHLVDLRYSLEEMQEAERDRLEVAPSGKTVVGHHFIAGQTGVGKVLHLPKHRQYCDHCTRIIWSVVQASYICTDCHYMVHQKCVDKVARVCAHVIASERQYPILEICPEIGLAAQRYKCMECGALLNFTLNLNIQCFGISKSENSWIEPRLCDYTGLYFCPSCHWNDQSIIPGRVVHNWDFAPRKVSRSALQEIQLFLDKPLIRLEETNPKLFVFLEKLASLKKLRQNLVYMRKYLSECRQAVEEKILETQIGTRRYLVQSNELYSINDLEQTENGSLAEYLHKVFNCFDKHIRSCSLCMAKAYICEICSNDGVIFPFDDGCIICDNCNSIYHRVCMTRKNMICPKCVRIEERRQKLDNDPEQAEDKTDNF; this is translated from the exons ATGAATACATTAAGAGATAGCATTGCCAGCATACCAGGGGCCGTTCAAAATTTGGCTAACTATGTTGGTGGAAGAAGTTCTCAAGGTCAAAGTGATTCTTTGTCTACTGCCGATGAAGATTTGGGGTCCTCTACTACTACTACGGAATCATTACATAGTTTCAATGAAACTGATTCACCAACTGAAGCAATATTAATAAGCGAAAAATCTCTACCTATACCAGCATCGTTGGTTAAGGAACAATGGAGATTGATATTTAATTCTGATGCGAGTATACAGGATCTACAGGAAGCCATAAACCATTGCAaagatttggttttaatttcagACGAAAACAGTGAAGAGCGTAGATGGCTAGTGCGCCATTTAGTTGATTTAAGATACTCCTTGGAGGAAATGCAGGAGGCCGAAAGAGATAGATTAGAGGTCGCTCCATCAGGGAAAACAGTTGTAGGCCATCACTTTATTGCGGGCCAAACGGGCGTGGGCAAAGTTTTACATTTACCCAAGCACCGTCAATATTGCGACCATTGTACTCGAATAATATGGAGCGTTGTTCAGGCTTCTTATATATGCACGGATTGTCATTATATGGTTCATCAAAAGTGTGTGGATAAAGTTGCAAGAGTATGTGCCCATGTTATAGCTTCCGAGAGACAATATCCTATTTTAGAAATATGCCCAGAAATTGGATTGGCTGCGCAGCGTTATAAATGCATGGAATGTGGAGCATTACTTAATTTTA ctTTGAATCTCAACATACAATGTTTTGGAATATCCAAATCTG AAAACTCTTGGATAGAACCGCGTCTGTGTGATTACACAGGTCTGTATTTTTGTCCATCGTGCCATTGGAATGATCAAAGTATAATACCTGGACGTGTCGTTCACAATTGGGATTTTGCTCCACGTAAAGTTTCACGTTCGGCGTTGCaagaaattcaattatttttggataAACCATTAATACGTCTGGAAGAGACCAATCCgaaattatttgtatttcttgAAAAATTGGCTTCCTTGAAGAAATTGCGTCAGAATTTAGTGTATATGCGTAAATACTTGTCGGAGTGCCGGCAGGCGGTTGAGGAAAAAATTCTGGAAACTCAAATCG GTACTCGACGCTATCTTGTACAATCTAATGAGTTGTACTCAATAAATGATTTGGAGCAAACAGAAAATGGATCACTAGCAGAATATCTTCATAAAGTTTTCAATTGCTTCGATAAACACATACGTAGCTGTTCTCTGTGTATGGCTAAAGCTTATATTTGTGAAATTTGCAGCAACGATGGAGTGATATTCCCGTTTGATGATGGTTGCATTATATGCGATAATTGCAATTCCATATATCATCGCGTTTGTATGACGCGTAAAAATATGATTTGTCCGAAATGTGTACGCATTGAAGAGCGGCGACAAAAACTCGACAATGATCCCGAACAGGCGGAGGATAAGACAGATAACTTTTGA
- the DEF8 gene encoding differentially expressed in FDCP 8 homolog isoform X2 has translation MNTLRDSIASIPGAVQNLANYVGGRSSQGQSDSLSTADEDLGSSTTTTESLHSFNETDSPTEAILISEKSLPIPASLVKEQWRLIFNSDASIQDLQEAINHCKDLVLISDENSEERRWLVRHLVDLRYSLEEMQEAERDRLEVAPSGKTVVGHHFIAGQTGVGKVLHLPKHRQYCDHCTRIIWSVVQASYICTDCHYMVHQKCVDKVARVCAHVIASERQYPILEICPEIGLAAQRYKCMECGALLNFKNSWIEPRLCDYTGLYFCPSCHWNDQSIIPGRVVHNWDFAPRKVSRSALQEIQLFLDKPLIRLEETNPKLFVFLEKLASLKKLRQNLVYMRKYLSECRQAVEEKILETQIGTRRYLVQSNELYSINDLEQTENGSLAEYLHKVFNCFDKHIRSCSLCMAKAYICEICSNDGVIFPFDDGCIICDNCNSIYHRVCMTRKNMICPKCVRIEERRQKLDNDPEQAEDKTDNF, from the exons ATGAATACATTAAGAGATAGCATTGCCAGCATACCAGGGGCCGTTCAAAATTTGGCTAACTATGTTGGTGGAAGAAGTTCTCAAGGTCAAAGTGATTCTTTGTCTACTGCCGATGAAGATTTGGGGTCCTCTACTACTACTACGGAATCATTACATAGTTTCAATGAAACTGATTCACCAACTGAAGCAATATTAATAAGCGAAAAATCTCTACCTATACCAGCATCGTTGGTTAAGGAACAATGGAGATTGATATTTAATTCTGATGCGAGTATACAGGATCTACAGGAAGCCATAAACCATTGCAaagatttggttttaatttcagACGAAAACAGTGAAGAGCGTAGATGGCTAGTGCGCCATTTAGTTGATTTAAGATACTCCTTGGAGGAAATGCAGGAGGCCGAAAGAGATAGATTAGAGGTCGCTCCATCAGGGAAAACAGTTGTAGGCCATCACTTTATTGCGGGCCAAACGGGCGTGGGCAAAGTTTTACATTTACCCAAGCACCGTCAATATTGCGACCATTGTACTCGAATAATATGGAGCGTTGTTCAGGCTTCTTATATATGCACGGATTGTCATTATATGGTTCATCAAAAGTGTGTGGATAAAGTTGCAAGAGTATGTGCCCATGTTATAGCTTCCGAGAGACAATATCCTATTTTAGAAATATGCCCAGAAATTGGATTGGCTGCGCAGCGTTATAAATGCATGGAATGTGGAGCATTACTTAATTTTA AAAACTCTTGGATAGAACCGCGTCTGTGTGATTACACAGGTCTGTATTTTTGTCCATCGTGCCATTGGAATGATCAAAGTATAATACCTGGACGTGTCGTTCACAATTGGGATTTTGCTCCACGTAAAGTTTCACGTTCGGCGTTGCaagaaattcaattatttttggataAACCATTAATACGTCTGGAAGAGACCAATCCgaaattatttgtatttcttgAAAAATTGGCTTCCTTGAAGAAATTGCGTCAGAATTTAGTGTATATGCGTAAATACTTGTCGGAGTGCCGGCAGGCGGTTGAGGAAAAAATTCTGGAAACTCAAATCG GTACTCGACGCTATCTTGTACAATCTAATGAGTTGTACTCAATAAATGATTTGGAGCAAACAGAAAATGGATCACTAGCAGAATATCTTCATAAAGTTTTCAATTGCTTCGATAAACACATACGTAGCTGTTCTCTGTGTATGGCTAAAGCTTATATTTGTGAAATTTGCAGCAACGATGGAGTGATATTCCCGTTTGATGATGGTTGCATTATATGCGATAATTGCAATTCCATATATCATCGCGTTTGTATGACGCGTAAAAATATGATTTGTCCGAAATGTGTACGCATTGAAGAGCGGCGACAAAAACTCGACAATGATCCCGAACAGGCGGAGGATAAGACAGATAACTTTTGA
- the eIF3l gene encoding eukaryotic translation initiation factor 3 subunit l, with protein MYGGDDYGNVEYYDEYAHTGDPQLDLEYERNYYRMPENVKYFLLNFCQAIKDGVLFDIQNMYENTFPQISDHHFDKSAWPDEKEVAAVVDNDDLFLILYKELYYRHIHARIPGGPKLEQRINSFFNYCDFFNLIISSQSPVLLELPDIWLWELVDEFVYQFQNFAQYRARLTDKTQDEIHELCVNHSNVWSILCILNVLHSLVDISNIKKQLEAISQGNDPQAVAGEFGELSFYKMLGYFSLVGLLRVHSLLGDYYQAIKVLEPIEIHKKSQYSHIPACQISTSYYVGFAYMMMRRYADAIRTFSDILLYIQRTKQLYSTRSYQNDQINKQAEQMYHLLAICLVLHPQCIDESIQQVLREKNYHDAMFKMQCGDLDVFKSFFLFACPRFVSPCPPAADAPVEDYVKDPMEHQLMVFMDEVKQQADLPTTRSYLKLYTTLPLAKLASFIDPNASEDDVSKLLIRLLCFKHKMRNLVWSKGSNGLEGTFKSGSELDFYIDDDMIHIADTKVSHRYGDFFVRKIMKFNELNRKLKNINM; from the exons atgtatggtggagacgactatggaaatgtg GAGTATTATGATGAATATGCCCATACCGGTGATCCACAATTGGATTTAGAGTACGAACGTAACTACTATCGAATGCCGGAAAATGTGAAATATTTTCTTCTCAATTTTTGTCAAGCCATCAAAGACGGTGTCTTATTTGATATTCAGAACATGTATGAGAACACCTTCCCTCAAATTAGTGACCACCATTTTGATAAATCTGCTTGGCCCGATGAGAAAGAAGTTGCCGCAGTTGTAGACAATGATGATCTGTTCTTAATTTTGTACAAAGAGTTGTACTATCGTCATATCCATGCTCGCATTCCTGGTGGTCCCAAATTGGAGCAACGTATCAACTCCTTCTTCAACTATTGcgatttcttcaatttgatcATATCTTCTCAAAGCCCGGTATTATTGGAATTACCCGATATTTGGTTATGGGAATTGGTTGATGAATTTGTATATCAGTTCCAAAACTTTGCTCAATACAG agccCGTTTAACCGATAAAACTCAAGATGAAATCCATGAGTTGTGTGTCAATCACAGCAATGTCTGGAGTATTTTATGTATTCTCAATGTTTTGCATTCCTTGGTCGATATTTctaatattaaaaaacaattagAAGCCATCTCTCAAGGAAATGATCCTCAAGCTGTGGCCGGCGAGTTTGGAGAGTTATCTTTCTACAAAATGTTGGGCTATTTCTCGTTGGTTGGATTATTGCGTGTCCACTCATTATTGGGTGATTATTATCAAGCCATAAAGGTCTTGGAACCAATTGAAATCCATAAGAAGTCTCAATATTCCCATATTCCTGCATGTCAAATTTCTACTTCATACTATGTTGGATTTGCTTACATGATGATGCGTCGTTACGCGGACGCCATTCGAACCTTCTCTGATATTTTGTTGTACATCCAACGAACGAAACAATTGTACAGTACACGCTCATATCAAAATGACCAAATCAATAAGCAGGCTGAACAAATGTATCATTTGTTAGCTATATGTTTGGTTTTGCATCCCCAATGCATCGATGAATCCATTCAGCAAGTATTGCGTGAGAAGAACTATCATGACGCCATGTTCAAGATGCAGTGTGGGGATTTGGATGTTTTTAAATCCTTCTTCCTTTTCGCTTGTCCACGTTTTGTTAGCCCATGTCCTCCAGCTGCTGATGCACCCGTGGAAGACTATGTTAAAGATCCCATGGAACATCAATTAATGGTTTTCATGGATGAAGTTAAACAACAAGCAGACCTACCCACAACCCGATCGTATTTGAAATTATATACTACACTTCCTTTGGCGAAACTTGCATCATTCATCGATCCCAATGCTAGTGAAGACGATGTATCCAAGTTGTTGATCCGCTTATTGTGCTTCAAACATAAAATGCGAAATTTGGTTTGGTCCAAAGGGTCCAATGGTTTGGAAGGGACTTTCAAATCAGGCTCAGAG TTGGACTTCTATATTGATGATGATATGATTCACATTGCTGACACAAAAGTTTCACATCGTTATGGTGACTTCTTTGTAAGAAAAATTATGAAGTTCAATGAATTGAAtcgcaaattaaaaaatattaatatgtaa
- the Atg12 gene encoding autophagy-related 12 → MGDDAETSLPPTTAPAEKDNKICILLNATGNVPIIKKRTWTVDPYKTVSWIQKFIHKYLKLDPSEQIFLYVNQTFAPAPDQIIKNLYDCHGTNGKLVLYYCKNQAWG, encoded by the exons atGGGCGATGATGCTGAAACTTCTCTTCCACCCACAACTGCTCCAGCTGAAAAGGATAACAAAA TTTGCATACTACTAAACGCGACTGGAAATGTTCCCATAATTAAAAAACGTACTTGGACAGTAGATCCTTACAAGACTGTCAGTTGGATACAAAAATTCATACACAAATACTTAAAACTGGATCCCTCAGAGCAAATA tttttatacgtAAATCAAACATTTGCTCCTGCGCCGGATCAAATAATCAAAAACCTTTATGACTGCCACGGAACTAATGGGAAATTAGTATTATACTATTGCAAAAATCAAGCATGGGGATGA
- the ND-SGDH gene encoding NADH dehydrogenase (ubiquinone) SGDH subunit: protein MVSWSCIVRPAAQLAKYRTVLQTPAVQNAVQMQLRQMGGGHHHMIVQPSRFQWNKFKDLLHFYVMLGVLPITALVMYSNIFIGPAQLQEIPEGYEPKHWEYHKHPISRFIARYILTSPQQEYEKSMHHLFEEDEKAKIRKLEEQIRAKMSERNDYKAYYYRPAIAKYHRISKESADALEEIRGDN from the exons atggtCAGTTGGAGTTGTATTGTACGTCCAGCGGCACAATTAGCAAAATATCGTACAGTTTTGCAAACACCGGCTGTGCAAAATG cTGTCCAAATGCAATTACGCCAAATGGGAGGTGGTCACCATCACATGATAGTGCAGCCATCACGTTTCCAGTGGAACAAGTTCAAGGATTTGTTGCACTTCTATGTGATGTTGGGTGTTTTGCCAATAACCGCTCTGGTTATGTACAGTAACATTTTCATTGGTCCCGCTCAACTGCAAGAGATTCCTGAGGGATATGAACCTAAGCATTGGGAATACCACAAG catCCAATATCCCGTTTCATTGCTCGTTACATATTGACCAGCCCACAGCAGGAATACGAAAAGTCGATGCACCATCTTTTTGAAGAAGATGAAAAAGCTAAAATCAG aaaattggaagagcaaattcgtGCTAAAATGTCGGAACGTAATGATTATAAAGCCTACTACTACAGGCCGGCAATTGCTAAGTATCACAGAATTTCCAAGGAATCGGCAGATGCTTTGGAAGAAATTCGGGGCGATAATTGA